The Miscanthus floridulus cultivar M001 chromosome 17, ASM1932011v1, whole genome shotgun sequence genome has a window encoding:
- the LOC136516673 gene encoding probable WRKY transcription factor 26 isoform X1 produces MASSTRSLEHGGFTFTPPPFITSFTELLSGAGDMLGAGGADQERSPRGLFHRGARGGVPKFKSAQPPSLPISPPPMSPSYYFAIPAGLSPAELLDSPVLLHSSANILASPTTGAIPAQRFDWKQAADLIASQSQQHDTRAAAIGGFSDFSFHTATSNAMPAHTTSFPSFKQEQQQQQVEAAATNKSAVVASSNKAASSGGGNSNTKLEDGYNWRKYGQKQVKGSENPRSYYKCTYHSCSMKKKVERSLADGRITQIVYKGAHNHPKPLSTRRNSSGGAVAAEEQQATANSLSAATAGCGPEHSGATAENSSVTFGDDEAENASQRSDGDQPDAKRWKEDGENEGSSGGAGGKPVREPRLVVQTLSEIDILDDGFRWRKYGQKVVKGNPNPRSYYKCTTVGCPVRKHVERASHDTRAVITTYEGKHNHDVPVGRGASSRAAAAAAPTGSGALMAAAGQLGHQQQQQQQSYTLEMLSSGAYGGGGYAAKDEPRDDLFVDSLLC; encoded by the exons ATGGCGTCCTCGACGAGGAGCTTGGAGCACGGGGGGTTCACGTTCACGCCGCCGCCCTTCATCACCTCGTTCACGGAGCTGCTCTCCGGGGCAGGGGACATGCTAGGAGCCGGCGGCGCCGATCAGGAGCGGTCGCCGAGGGGGCTGTTCCACCGCGGTGCCAGGGGCGGCGTGCCCAAGTTCAAGTCCGCGCAGCCGCCCAGCCTGCCCATCTCGCCGCCGCCGATGTCGCCGTCCTACTACTTCGCCATCCCGGCCGGGCTCAGCCCCGCCGAGCTGCTCGACTCGCCCGTCCTGCTCCACTCTTCCGCTAACATCTTGGCGTCTCCCACCACCGGCGCCATCCCGGCGCAGAGGTTCGACTGGAAGCAGGCCGCCGATCTGATCGCGTCTCAGTCTCAGCAACACGACACCCGGGCTGCCGCCATCGGCGGCTTCAGTGACTTCTCCTTCCACACGGCCACCTCCAACGCCATGCCCGCGCACACGACGTCCTTCCCATCCTTCAAG CaggaacagcagcagcagcaagtcgAAGCCGCAGCGACCAATAAGAGCGCCGTCGTCGCGTCGAGCAACAAGGCGGCGAGCAGCGGTGGCGGGAACAGCAACACCAAGCTGGAGGACGGTTACAACTGGCGCAAGTACGGGCAGAAGCAGGTGAAGGGGAGCGAGAACCCGCGCAGCTACTACAAGTGCACGTACCACAGCTGCTCcatgaagaagaaggtggagcgcTCCCTGGCCGACGGCCGCATCACGCAGATCGTGTACAAGGGCGCGCACAACCACCCCAAGCCGCTGTCCACGCGCCGCAACTCCTCCGGCGGCGCCGTGGCGGCGGAGGAGCAGCAGGCCACCGCCAACAGCCTCTCCGCCGCGACGGCGGGGTGCGGGCCGGAGCACTCCGGCGCCACCGCTGAGAACTCGTCCGTCACCTTCGGCGACGACGAGGCGGAGAACGCGTCGCAGCGGAGCGACGGCGACCAGCCCGACGCAAAGCGCTG GAAGGAGGATGGTGAGAACGAGGGCAGCTctggcggcgccggcggcaagccgGTTCGCGAGCCCCGGCTGGTGGTGCAGACGCTGAGCGAGATCGACATCCTGGACGACGGGTTCCGGTGGCGCAAGTACGGGCAGAAGGTGGTGAAGGGGAACCCGAACCCGCGGAGCTACTacaagtgcaccacggtggggTGCCCCGTGCGGAAGCACGTGGAGCGCGCGTCCCACGACACCCGCGCCGTGATCACCACGTACGAGGGCAAGCACAACCACGACGTGCCCGTGGGCCGCGGCGCCTCaagccgggcggcggcggcggcggcgccgacggGCTCCGGAGCCTTGATGGCCGCCGCCGGCCAGCTGggccatcagcagcagcagcagcagcagtcctACACCCTGGAGATGCTGAGCAGCGGAGcatacggcggcggcggctacgcGGCCAAGGACGAGCCGCGGGACGACCTGTTCGTCGACTCGCTCCTCTGCTAG
- the LOC136516673 gene encoding probable WRKY transcription factor 26 isoform X2: MASSTRSLEHGGFTFTPPPFITSFTELLSGAGDMLGAGGADQERSPRGLFHRGARGGVPKFKSAQPPSLPISPPPMSPSYYFAIPAGLSPAELLDSPVLLHSSANILASPTTGAIPAQRFDWKQAADLIASQSQQHDTRAAAIGGFSDFSFHTATSNAMPAHTTSFPSFKEQQQQQVEAAATNKSAVVASSNKAASSGGGNSNTKLEDGYNWRKYGQKQVKGSENPRSYYKCTYHSCSMKKKVERSLADGRITQIVYKGAHNHPKPLSTRRNSSGGAVAAEEQQATANSLSAATAGCGPEHSGATAENSSVTFGDDEAENASQRSDGDQPDAKRWKEDGENEGSSGGAGGKPVREPRLVVQTLSEIDILDDGFRWRKYGQKVVKGNPNPRSYYKCTTVGCPVRKHVERASHDTRAVITTYEGKHNHDVPVGRGASSRAAAAAAPTGSGALMAAAGQLGHQQQQQQQSYTLEMLSSGAYGGGGYAAKDEPRDDLFVDSLLC, from the exons ATGGCGTCCTCGACGAGGAGCTTGGAGCACGGGGGGTTCACGTTCACGCCGCCGCCCTTCATCACCTCGTTCACGGAGCTGCTCTCCGGGGCAGGGGACATGCTAGGAGCCGGCGGCGCCGATCAGGAGCGGTCGCCGAGGGGGCTGTTCCACCGCGGTGCCAGGGGCGGCGTGCCCAAGTTCAAGTCCGCGCAGCCGCCCAGCCTGCCCATCTCGCCGCCGCCGATGTCGCCGTCCTACTACTTCGCCATCCCGGCCGGGCTCAGCCCCGCCGAGCTGCTCGACTCGCCCGTCCTGCTCCACTCTTCCGCTAACATCTTGGCGTCTCCCACCACCGGCGCCATCCCGGCGCAGAGGTTCGACTGGAAGCAGGCCGCCGATCTGATCGCGTCTCAGTCTCAGCAACACGACACCCGGGCTGCCGCCATCGGCGGCTTCAGTGACTTCTCCTTCCACACGGCCACCTCCAACGCCATGCCCGCGCACACGACGTCCTTCCCATCCTTCAAG gaacagcagcagcagcaagtcgAAGCCGCAGCGACCAATAAGAGCGCCGTCGTCGCGTCGAGCAACAAGGCGGCGAGCAGCGGTGGCGGGAACAGCAACACCAAGCTGGAGGACGGTTACAACTGGCGCAAGTACGGGCAGAAGCAGGTGAAGGGGAGCGAGAACCCGCGCAGCTACTACAAGTGCACGTACCACAGCTGCTCcatgaagaagaaggtggagcgcTCCCTGGCCGACGGCCGCATCACGCAGATCGTGTACAAGGGCGCGCACAACCACCCCAAGCCGCTGTCCACGCGCCGCAACTCCTCCGGCGGCGCCGTGGCGGCGGAGGAGCAGCAGGCCACCGCCAACAGCCTCTCCGCCGCGACGGCGGGGTGCGGGCCGGAGCACTCCGGCGCCACCGCTGAGAACTCGTCCGTCACCTTCGGCGACGACGAGGCGGAGAACGCGTCGCAGCGGAGCGACGGCGACCAGCCCGACGCAAAGCGCTG GAAGGAGGATGGTGAGAACGAGGGCAGCTctggcggcgccggcggcaagccgGTTCGCGAGCCCCGGCTGGTGGTGCAGACGCTGAGCGAGATCGACATCCTGGACGACGGGTTCCGGTGGCGCAAGTACGGGCAGAAGGTGGTGAAGGGGAACCCGAACCCGCGGAGCTACTacaagtgcaccacggtggggTGCCCCGTGCGGAAGCACGTGGAGCGCGCGTCCCACGACACCCGCGCCGTGATCACCACGTACGAGGGCAAGCACAACCACGACGTGCCCGTGGGCCGCGGCGCCTCaagccgggcggcggcggcggcggcgccgacggGCTCCGGAGCCTTGATGGCCGCCGCCGGCCAGCTGggccatcagcagcagcagcagcagcagtcctACACCCTGGAGATGCTGAGCAGCGGAGcatacggcggcggcggctacgcGGCCAAGGACGAGCCGCGGGACGACCTGTTCGTCGACTCGCTCCTCTGCTAG